A single Brachionichthys hirsutus isolate HB-005 chromosome 17, CSIRO-AGI_Bhir_v1, whole genome shotgun sequence DNA region contains:
- the coq7 gene encoding 5-demethoxyubiquinone hydroxylase, mitochondrial, with product MQRAAHVGSFVRRGTVGAAATRQGLKCKAPLQLTSRAYSVVPPPRDSEEKRMLDRILRVDHAGEYGANRIYAGQMAVLGRSRTGPLIQEMWDQEKKHLEKFNEILAENRVRPTALLPLWNIAGFVLGASTALLGKEGAMACTVAVEESISAHYNSQIRALMEKDPERYTELLQVIKEFRDDELEHHDIGLEQDAEKVPGYWLLKNAIQLGCKAAICISERV from the exons ATGCAGAGAGCCGCACACGTCGGCTCGTTTGTCCGGAGGGGGACGGTCGGTGCAGCGGCGACTCGTCAGGGATTAAAATGCAAAG CGCCCCTTCAGCTGACGTCACGGGCGTACAGCGTGGTCCCGCCCCCGCGCGACAGTGAGGAGAAGCGGATGCTGGACAGAATCCTGCGCGTGGACCATGCGGGTGAATACGGGGCGAACCGCATCTATGCCGGACAGATGGCGGTGCTGGGCCGGTCCAGGACTGGACCTCTCATCCAG gAAATGTGggatcaagaaaaaaaacaccttgaGAAATTCAATGAGATTCTGGCTGAGAACCGAGTACGGCCGACGGCGCTGTTACCCCTCTGGAACATTGCCGGCTTCGTGTTAG GTGCCTCCACTGCACTGCTTGGTAAAGAAGGTGCCATGGCCTGCACTGTGGCAGTGGAAGAGAGTATATCTGCACACTACAACAGCCAGATAAGAGCTCTAATGGAGAAGGACCCAGAGAGATACACCGAACTGTTACAG GTAATAAAAGAATTCAGAGACGACGAGCTGGAGCATCATGACATAGGACTGGAGCAGGATGCTGAAAAA gtACCTGGCTACTGGCTACTGAAAAATGCAATACAGCTGGGCTGCAAAGCTGCGATATGTATTTCTGAACGTGTATAA
- the notum2 gene encoding carboxylesterase notum2, translated as MRIAGQLAFLLLLGGIWCQNNRNAKATGKPNRKSSGSQGVDVRQPPLVVSATPGNAGSARGTGCLSEMAREGTAGARAAAPQADGMRLQFLRNSHVTCNDGTAAGFYLKEFRGSRRWLLFLEGGWCCHSKETCESRYQNIPRLMSSSGWPQTKRGTGMLSSQAEENPHWHNANIVFIPYCSSDVWSGTGPPPPRPRHGRGKERHTNANTTTYTFMGSLIIREVIKDLIPKGIKQAKVVMLSGTSAGGTGVLLNIERVASQLEQLGAEAQVRGLVDSGWFLESKQQRSPNCPETISCSPEDAIKIGLRLWNGVVPERCRQLYGKGKEWQCFFGHKLYSTLTSPLFVVQWLFDEEQLRGENIYLGGQSLSQQQWQYIRNLGTELKNSLRNVTAVFAPSCLSHTLITKSNWVSFQVKGTSLPRALQCWDRSLEATRNNRTPAKGCPFHLVDTCQLPQCNPTCPTMVDQATQQELTLLQMLVAMGLDLQKLGLDPQ; from the exons ATGAGGATAGCGGGCCAGTTGGCTTTCTTGCTCTTGCTCGGCGGGATCTGGTGCCAGAACAACCGGAACGCTAAAGCGACTGGGAAGCCGAACAGGAAGTCCAGTGGGAGCCAAGGAGTTGATGTTCGCCAGCCTCCCCTCGTGGTCAGCGCGACTCCTGGGAACGCCGGCAGCGCTCGAGGCACCGGATGCTTGTCTGAAATGGCACGTGAAGGCACCGCGGGAGCCCGGGCGGCCGCGCCACAGGCGGACGGTATGAGGCTGCAGTTTCTCAGGAACAGCCACGTCACATGCAACGATGGAACGGCAGCAGG GTTTTACCTAAAGGAGTTCAGAGGAAGCCGTCGATGGCTGTTATTTCTGGAGG GTGGCTGGTGCTGCCACAGCAAAGAGACCTGCGAGTCCAGGTACCAAAATATACCCCGACTAATGAGCTCATCGGGGTGGCCCCAAACAAAAAGAG GAACTGGGATGTTGTCTTCTCAAGCAGAGGAAAACCCACACTGGCACAACGCAAACATCGT ATTCATTCCGTACTGTTCCAGCGATGTTTGGAGCGGCACTGGACCGCCCCCACCAAGGCCACGGCACGGCCGGGGAAAAGAGCgacacacaaatgcaaacacGA CTACGTACACCTTCATGGGATCCCTCATCATCCGCGAAGTCATCAAAGACCTCATCCCCAAAGGAATCAAGCAGGCTAAGGTCGTCATGCTGTCTGGCACAAG TGCCGGCGGAACAGGCGTTCTGCTGAATATCGAGAGGGTGGCCAgtcagctggagcagctgggtGCCGAGGCTCAGGTTCGAGGCCTCGTCGACTCTGGATGGTTTTTAGAGAGCAAACAACAGAGATCGCCGAACTGTCCCGAAACCATTTCCTGCTCACCTGAAGACGCTATCAAGATTGGCCTCAG GCTGTGGAATGGCGTCGTACCTGAAAGGTGTCGACAGCTCTATGGGAAAGGAAAGGAGTGGCAGTGCTTCTTCGGTCACAAGCTGTACTCAACCTTGACCT CTCCTCTGTTCGTCGTACAGTGGCTGTTTGACGAGGAGCAGCTCAGAGGGGAGAACATCTACCTGGGGGGGCAGAGTTTATCCCAGCAGCAGTGGCAGTACATACGCAACCTTGGGACTGAGCTCAAGAACTCCCTGAGGAATGTCAC GGCTGTGTTTGCTCCTTCCTGCCTCTCCCACACCTTGATCACTAAAAG TAACTGGGTGAGCTTCCAAGTTAAAGGAACCTCTTTGCCGCGGGCTCTGCAGTGCTGGGACAGGAGTCTGGAGGCGACCCGAAACAACAGGACCCCTGCCAAAGGCTGCCCTTTCCACCTCGTGGATACCTGCCAGTTGCCCCAGTGCAACCCCACCTGCCCCACCATGGTGGACCAGGCCACCCAGCAGGAGCTCACCCTGCTCCAGATGCTGGTAGCCATGGGGCTTGACCTCCAGAAGCTAGGCCTGGACCCCCAGTGA
- the rps15a gene encoding small ribosomal subunit protein uS8 encodes MVRMNVLADALKSINNAEKRGKRQVLIRPCSKVIVRFLTVMMKHGYIGEFEIIDDHRAGKIVVNLTGRLNKCGVISPRFDLQLKDLEKWQNKLLPSRQFGYIVLTTSAGIMDHEEARRKHTGGKMLGFFF; translated from the exons ATGGTGCGCATGAATGTTCTCGCAGATGCTCTGAAAAGCATCAACAATGCTGAGAAGCGAGGGAAACGCCAGGTCCTCATCAGGCCTTGCTCCAAGGTTATTGTGCGCTTCCTCACCGTCATGATGAAGCATG GTTACATTGGTGAGTTTGAGATCATTGATGACCACAGAGCCGGGAAAATAGTCGTCAATCTCACAGGCAGGCTGAACAAG TGTGGTGTGATCAGTCCACGTTTTGATCTCCAGCTCAAGGACCTGGAAAAGTGGCAGAACAAGCTGCTGCCTTCAAGACAGTTTGG ATACATCGTGTTGACCACCTCAGCTGGCATCATGGACCACGAAGAGGCCAGACGGAAACACACAGGAGGCAAAATGCTTGGATTCTTTTTCTAA